In one window of Tumebacillus algifaecis DNA:
- a CDS encoding DUF1934 domain-containing protein encodes MMEGAVRVTVWSQQRQKNGERQTFEMQAEGRLYKKGEAQYISYRELDDSGLGSTLTTIRVEGQQMTLIRQGETTMRQVLIKGQEQRGSYNTPFGTFELVTRTSKLVLNLTETGGRIEAVYNLRLAGEKSRMELRIDVLQLPPV; translated from the coding sequence ATGATGGAAGGGGCGGTTCGCGTCACCGTCTGGTCCCAGCAACGGCAGAAGAACGGCGAGCGACAAACGTTCGAAATGCAAGCGGAGGGCAGGTTGTACAAAAAGGGCGAAGCGCAATACATCAGTTATCGGGAACTTGACGATTCCGGACTGGGTTCAACACTGACGACGATTCGCGTCGAGGGTCAGCAGATGACCCTGATTCGCCAAGGCGAGACGACGATGCGCCAAGTGCTGATCAAAGGCCAAGAACAGCGCGGCTCGTACAACACGCCCTTCGGTACGTTCGAACTGGTCACTCGCACTTCCAAGCTGGTGTTGAACCTCACAGAAACTGGTGGCCGGATCGAAGCGGTGTACAACCTGCGTCTGGCCGGAGAAAAGAGCCGGATGGAACTGCGGATCGATGTTCTGCAGCTTCCACCCGTGTAA
- a CDS encoding XapX domain-containing protein: MDLKVLILSLITGIVVGVVFTLMRLPLPAPPVLSGILGIVGIWLGAKIVEFFK; the protein is encoded by the coding sequence ATGGACTTGAAAGTGTTAATCCTCTCCCTCATCACCGGGATTGTGGTCGGCGTCGTCTTCACCTTGATGCGCCTCCCCCTCCCTGCCCCGCCCGTACTGTCTGGGATTTTAGGCATCGTCGGCATTTGGCTGGGTGCAAAGATTGTGGAGTTTTTTAAGTAA
- a CDS encoding DUF6345 domain-containing protein: MRKTVILAGVVAVVSLSIPVSASAAWTHGYSGQSAYTRTGNCAYGDRAGGEYVQKLHDGMVGNNLASTGTVYRDNSSWESDLTGTFADSKQFFAFGGHGLGYWAYSNGKGAGSHFYTANSSSTFHTSETQDNSNAQWDEIRWGGSSMRWATMYQCNFLRNGGISSNETKIWNMFQGLHLMMGFSSIMYLDSREGSRYAARIGAGWTIKESFFDAAAYYQPQLPYGDSDPAGSVIVRVKGYSTKGSDNYASSTTAAPAYTGSNASSFSTWDQTITL, translated from the coding sequence ATGAGAAAAACAGTGATTCTTGCTGGTGTAGTAGCAGTTGTCAGTTTGTCTATCCCCGTGTCCGCATCTGCGGCATGGACGCACGGGTATTCGGGACAAAGTGCATATACCCGTACGGGTAATTGTGCGTACGGTGACCGGGCAGGAGGGGAATATGTGCAAAAACTCCACGATGGAATGGTAGGAAACAACTTAGCATCAACAGGAACAGTATATCGAGATAATAGTTCTTGGGAAAGCGATCTGACGGGAACTTTTGCGGATAGCAAACAATTCTTTGCTTTTGGCGGACATGGACTCGGTTATTGGGCGTATTCTAATGGTAAAGGTGCAGGATCTCATTTCTACACGGCAAACTCTTCTTCAACGTTCCATACATCGGAGACACAAGATAACTCTAACGCTCAGTGGGATGAGATTCGCTGGGGTGGCTCATCAATGCGATGGGCAACGATGTATCAATGCAATTTTTTACGAAATGGTGGAATCTCATCTAATGAGACGAAGATTTGGAACATGTTTCAGGGCCTGCATCTCATGATGGGCTTCTCAAGTATCATGTATTTGGATTCGCGTGAAGGGAGTCGCTACGCTGCACGCATAGGAGCTGGATGGACGATAAAAGAATCTTTCTTTGATGCAGCAGCTTACTATCAGCCGCAACTCCCGTACGGGGATTCGGATCCAGCTGGTTCGGTTATCGTCCGTGTCAAGGGTTATTCGACCAAGGGGAGTGACAATTATGCGAGCTCAACAACAGCTGCTCCAGCGTACACGGGCTCTAACGCTTCTTCTTTTAGCACGTGGGATCAAACCATTACATTGTAG
- a CDS encoding Rv0361 family membrane protein has product MKATKIVASITGIMLLAGVIIISNPTRAEQTSEKEAKQAVTHYLNAVSAGDVNEIIKYSKDERVPDDTKRKEMLEHFMQNNPVKQIQVLSVNYINEANINVTISGQFGDTTETKTLPLIKENNQWKVLIEDSN; this is encoded by the coding sequence ATGAAAGCAACGAAAATAGTAGCTTCTATCACCGGGATCATGTTACTTGCAGGTGTCATCATTATCTCCAACCCGACCCGTGCAGAACAGACTTCTGAAAAAGAGGCAAAACAGGCGGTCACTCATTATTTGAATGCAGTCTCTGCGGGTGATGTGAATGAGATCATCAAGTATAGTAAGGATGAGCGCGTGCCAGATGATACAAAAAGGAAGGAAATGCTGGAGCACTTCATGCAAAATAATCCAGTAAAACAAATTCAGGTCTTATCTGTCAATTACATCAATGAAGCAAATATCAACGTGACAATAAGTGGTCAATTCGGAGATACAACAGAAACGAAGACATTGCCGTTGATCAAAGAAAACAATCAATGGAAAGTCTTAATTGAAGACAGCAACTAA
- a CDS encoding sulfite exporter TauE/SafE family protein — protein MSFETVLVLFLIGFVGSFVSGLVGIGGSVIKYPLLLYVPPLLGLAAYSAHEVSGISAVQVFFATLAGTLALRNEKVLNYRLVLYMGTAIVIGSFLGAYGGRYLSGDAVNLVYGVLATIAAVMMFVPRKGVLECSSAEVTFNRWLAAGAAFVVGIASGIVGAAGAFLLVPIMLTVLKIPTRVAIASSLAITFLSSIGSATGKLLAGDVLFLPALVMVVASVIAAPIGAKLSKRLTPKYLQALLAVLILGTAIKIWIDIL, from the coding sequence ATGTCATTCGAAACGGTGCTCGTCTTGTTTCTGATCGGGTTTGTAGGGTCGTTTGTGTCAGGGTTGGTCGGTATTGGCGGCTCGGTGATCAAGTATCCGTTATTGCTGTACGTGCCTCCTCTGCTCGGGCTGGCAGCTTATTCGGCCCATGAGGTGTCGGGGATTTCGGCGGTACAGGTATTTTTTGCAACACTGGCCGGGACGCTTGCCCTGCGCAACGAAAAGGTGCTCAACTATCGTCTCGTGCTGTATATGGGGACGGCCATCGTCATTGGGAGTTTTCTTGGTGCATACGGAGGGAGGTATCTTTCCGGGGATGCGGTCAATCTGGTCTACGGCGTGCTGGCTACCATCGCTGCGGTGATGATGTTCGTGCCGCGCAAAGGGGTGCTGGAATGTTCGTCCGCCGAGGTGACCTTCAACCGCTGGCTAGCAGCGGGGGCGGCGTTCGTCGTCGGGATCGCTTCGGGGATCGTCGGGGCGGCCGGAGCCTTTTTGTTGGTGCCGATCATGTTGACCGTGCTGAAGATCCCGACGCGGGTGGCGATCGCTTCCTCGCTTGCGATCACGTTCCTGTCTTCAATCGGCTCAGCGACGGGGAAACTATTGGCTGGCGACGTGTTGTTTCTCCCCGCTTTGGTCATGGTCGTGGCGAGTGTCATCGCCGCCCCGATCGGTGCTAAGCTGAGCAAGAGACTGACACCGAAGTATTTGCAGGCATTACTCGCTGTGTTGATTCTTGGCACGGCCATTAAAATATGGATCGACATTCTCTAG
- a CDS encoding MBL fold metallo-hydrolase has translation MDIRVVSVQELHDKMESGQDLLVLDVRSEQAYQDWRIKGKSLQSMNIPYFEFLEADESVSKTLPKAQEIVIVCNKGNSARMVAEVLMQNGFHVSVLAGGMEAWSQFYHPVTVAQTEQMKLIQLNRLGKGCLSYLIVSQGQALVVDAGRHVEEYLQAAAREGAVITYVVDTHLHADHISGGVQLAERTGAAYLISPSEMEGSPLPYQPLEADGTLHVGSTEVKILAVPTPGHTPGSVSVLVDQSFLLSGDTIFVGGLGRPDLGGKAQEWAQALYDTVFQTIALLDDDVLVLPTHFADLAEVNEQGYVGAKLGSIRRSNEIMRTKDRAQFTEQVAGQTGATPPNYETIVSINRGLSLVDEEKATELETGPNRCAIHHS, from the coding sequence ATGGACATTCGCGTGGTATCGGTACAGGAGTTGCACGACAAAATGGAAAGCGGGCAGGACCTGCTCGTGCTCGATGTGCGCAGTGAACAGGCGTATCAAGACTGGCGGATCAAAGGAAAGAGCCTCCAGTCGATGAACATCCCCTACTTTGAATTTTTGGAAGCGGACGAGAGCGTCTCCAAGACGCTGCCCAAAGCACAGGAAATCGTCATCGTCTGCAACAAAGGCAATTCGGCGCGGATGGTGGCAGAAGTGCTGATGCAAAACGGGTTCCACGTCAGCGTGCTTGCAGGCGGCATGGAGGCATGGTCGCAGTTCTACCATCCTGTCACTGTGGCGCAGACCGAGCAGATGAAGCTGATTCAATTGAACCGCTTGGGCAAAGGGTGCCTCTCCTACCTGATCGTTTCACAAGGGCAAGCGCTGGTGGTGGACGCGGGTCGCCATGTCGAGGAATATCTGCAAGCGGCCGCACGTGAAGGGGCGGTCATCACCTATGTTGTCGATACGCACCTGCATGCAGACCACATCTCGGGCGGTGTGCAGTTGGCGGAGCGGACAGGTGCTGCGTACCTGATCTCGCCAAGCGAAATGGAAGGCTCTCCCCTCCCCTATCAACCGCTGGAGGCGGATGGAACGCTGCACGTCGGCAGTACGGAGGTGAAAATTCTCGCAGTGCCGACGCCAGGACATACACCGGGTTCCGTATCGGTGCTGGTCGATCAATCGTTCTTGCTGTCGGGCGATACGATCTTTGTCGGCGGTCTGGGGCGACCCGATCTCGGTGGCAAGGCGCAGGAATGGGCGCAGGCGCTCTATGACACGGTGTTCCAAACCATCGCCTTGCTGGATGATGACGTGTTGGTGCTACCGACCCATTTTGCTGATCTCGCTGAAGTGAACGAGCAGGGCTATGTCGGCGCCAAATTAGGCAGCATCCGCAGAAGCAACGAAATCATGCGCACAAAAGACCGCGCGCAGTTTACTGAACAGGTTGCCGGACAAACGGGGGCGACTCCGCCCAACTATGAAACGATCGTCAGCATCAACCGTGGCTTGAGCTTGGTGGATGAGGAAAAGGCGACCGAACTGGAAACTGGGCCGAATCGCTGTGCGATTCACCATTCGTAA
- a CDS encoding sulfurtransferase TusA family protein: MNIDLTVDAKGLSCPMPIVKAKKGMDTLNEGQVMMLVTTDKGSVSDFPSWINRMKYELVKTEEANGEYRFFVKK, encoded by the coding sequence ATGAACATTGACTTGACGGTAGATGCGAAAGGGCTTTCTTGCCCGATGCCGATCGTGAAAGCGAAAAAGGGCATGGATACGCTGAACGAGGGGCAAGTGATGATGCTCGTGACGACCGACAAAGGATCGGTCAGCGATTTTCCTAGCTGGATCAACCGGATGAAGTATGAATTGGTGAAAACGGAAGAGGCAAATGGTGAGTACCGCTTCTTCGTCAAAAAGTAA
- a CDS encoding DsrE/DsrF/DrsH-like family protein, whose amino-acid sequence MENNSSTLVLFSGDLDKAMAGLIIATGAAAMGKQVTMFFTFWGLNVLRKEQYVKTDKTLVERLFEKMMPRGPEKLGVSNMNYGGLGAWMMKKVMKKKNIATLHELMETARELDVKIIACAMSMDVLGITEAELIDGIEYAGVTTYLAATDESNHNLFI is encoded by the coding sequence ATGGAGAACAACAGCTCGACATTGGTGCTGTTCAGCGGCGATCTCGACAAGGCAATGGCAGGGTTGATCATCGCGACAGGTGCGGCGGCGATGGGTAAACAGGTCACGATGTTTTTTACCTTTTGGGGGCTGAACGTCCTGCGCAAAGAGCAGTATGTCAAGACCGATAAAACTCTGGTCGAACGCCTCTTTGAAAAAATGATGCCGCGCGGTCCGGAGAAACTTGGCGTCTCGAACATGAATTATGGCGGGCTCGGCGCGTGGATGATGAAAAAGGTGATGAAGAAGAAAAACATTGCCACCTTGCATGAATTGATGGAGACTGCAAGAGAGTTGGATGTGAAAATCATCGCCTGCGCGATGTCGATGGATGTGCTGGGCATCACAGAAGCAGAGTTGATCGACGGGATCGAGTACGCCGGGGTGACCACCTATTTGGCGGCGACCGATGAGAGCAACCACAATCTGTTTATCTAG
- a CDS encoding metal-sensitive transcriptional regulator, with translation MEYTDGMKNRLKRIEGQIRGVLSMMEQDKDCREVVTQLSAVRSAVDRTIGLIVAGNLENCVREELEKGNKPDQVIKEAVELLVKSR, from the coding sequence ATGGAATACACCGACGGGATGAAAAACCGCTTAAAGCGGATCGAAGGTCAGATCCGCGGGGTGCTGTCGATGATGGAACAGGACAAGGACTGCCGCGAGGTGGTCACACAGCTGTCAGCGGTGCGTTCCGCTGTCGATCGCACAATCGGGCTCATCGTCGCTGGCAACTTGGAGAATTGTGTTCGCGAAGAGTTGGAAAAAGGCAACAAGCCAGATCAGGTGATCAAAGAGGCGGTTGAACTGCTCGTCAAAAGCAGATAG